TAACCTTCCAGTCTATTTTCACTTATGTTTTCCATGGTGGAGAAATAAAAGTACACAGAAACAGGTAGATTAAGGTACCTGGATTTTCAAAAGACTCATTTAGTCAAGTAACTACTTTGAAACATATGTTAGTATTATGTACATATCTGTATATAAATACATGCATATGTCATTAAATCAAGGTTTACTGAAATTATTTCAGTGCTCCACGGGGAGGTGGTGAACATTTCCACAGGATGAGGACTCCAGCTGTGGCCTTTGCCTTGTTGATTGTTCTAGGACAGACAACTTGCTCTTTTGGTGAGATTACTTTTCTAATTGGCTCATTCAAATTGTTGATATTTCCTTAATTAATTACAATGTAATATTGCCAGTTCACTTCAACATTTTAAGTTGTGCAGATTATTACCCAaaatttttatttgattgtttgtttttctacctcTGTAGAAACcagttcaaaaacaaaaaaacaaacaatgacaaaaaaaaaaaaaaaaaaactgttcagtAACTGTTAACGCTTAAATCAAAAATGCTGTAATGTCAAACTTTAAAACTTTGTCCAGGTCCaagtgatgattttttttttaactacatcAAGTATCCAGTAGAGAACATTGTTCTCTCTTTACTGACAAATTTTCAAACTGTATCCAGGTACGAATATTGCTCGAGGTGGACAAGTGACTCAGTCCTCACTGTATGGGAATGCTGTCCCTGAAAGGGCCATTGATGGAAATCATGCCAGCATATGGTCAGCAGGATCCTGTACCCACACCCAAAATGATCACAAACCATGGTGGAGACTGGACCTTCTTAAGATGTATAAGATCAACACTGTCACCATCACCAACAGAAAAGACTGTTGCCACCAAAGGCTTAATGGAGCTGAGATCCGCATTGGAAATTCTCTCAATGACAATGGCAATGCTAATCCCAGGTAACAGCACACAATGAGAGCACTCAGCATCTACATCATATCtataataattttgtttgtttgtttgtttttaggcAGACCTGTTTATCAATAATTCtgctttcctgtctttttcttcagaTGTGCTGTGATTTCCTCAATCGGAGCTGGGACCTCCGAAACCTTTGTGTGTAATGGAATGGAAGGCCGTTATATAAACATTGTGATTCCTGGAAGAAAAGAATACCTCACACTGTGTGAGGTGGAAGTTACTGGTCAGCCTTCAGGTAACATTGGTCTGACTGCTGATTTGTACCATAAAAACTGTCCAATAGAGAGTTTTGGGCAGATCAACACATGTCTTTTATGTCTCTCTTATACTATCTTTACTAACATATTTTTTACCTTTGTCCAGGTACTAATATTGCCAATATTGCTCGAGGTGGACAAGTGACTCAGTCCTCACTGTATGGGAATGCTGTCCCCGAAAGGGCCATTGATGGAAATCATGCCAGCATGTGGTCAGCGGGATCCTGTACCCACACCCAAAATGATCACAAACCATGGTGGAGACTGGACCTTCTTGAGATATATAAGATCAACACTGTCACCATCACCAACAGAAAAGACTGTTGCCACCAAAGGCTTGATGGAGCTGAGATCCGCATTGGAAATTCTCTCAATGACAATGGCAATGCTAATCCAAGGTAACAGCACTGTCTGTCTTATATCAGATTTGAACAATTGATCGTGATTTCTTAAGGTACAATCAATGAGAGCACTCAACATCTACATCATATCTgtaataattttgtttgtttgtttttagggtAGACCTGTTTATCAATAATTCtgctttcctgtctttttcttcagaTGTGCTGTGATTTCCTCAATCGGAGCTGGGACCTCTGAAACCTTTGTGTGTAATGGAATGGAAGGCCGTTATATAAACATTGTGATTCCTGGAAGAAAAGAATACCTGACATTGTGTGAGGTGGAAGTTACTGGTCAGCCTTCAGGTAACATTGGTCTGACTGCTGATTTGTACCATAAAAACTGTCCATTAGAGAGTTTTGGGCAGATCAGCACATGTCTTTTGTGCCTCCCTTATACTATCTTTAATAACATATTTTTTACCTTTGTCCAGGTACTAAAATTGCCAATATTGCTCGAGGTGGACAAGTGACTCAGTCCTCACTGTATGGGAATGCTGTCCCTGAAAGGGCCATTGATGGAAATCATGCCAGCATGTGGTCAGCGGGATCCTGTACCCACACCCAAAATGATCACAAACCATGGTGGAGACTGGACCTTCTTGAGATATATAAGATCAACACTGTCACCATCACCAACAGAAAAGACTGTTGCCACCAAAGGCTTGATGGAGCTGAGATCCGCATTGGAAATTCTCTCAATGACAATGGCAATGCTAATCCCAGGTAACACCACTGTCTGTCTTATATCAGATTTGAACAATTGATCATGGTTTCTTAAGGTACAATCAATGAGAGCACTCAGTATCTAGATCATATCtataataattttgtttgtttgtttttagggCAGACCTGTTTATCAATAATTCtgctttcctgtctttttcttcagaTGTGCTGTGATTTCCTCAATCGGAGCTGGGACCTCCGAAACCTTTGTGTGTAATGGAATGGAAGGCCGTTATATAAACATTGTGATTCCTGGAAGAAAAGAATACCTGACACTGTGTGAGGTGGAAGTTACTGGTCAGCCTTCAGGTAACATTGGTCTGACTGCTGATTTGTACCATAAAAACTGTCCAATAGAGAGTTTTGGACAGATCAACACATGTCTTTTGTGCCTCCCTTATACTATCtttattaacatattttttaCCTTTGTCCAGGTACTAAAATTGCCAATATTGCTCGAGGTGGACAAGTGACTCAGTCCTCACTGTATGGGAATGCTGTCCCTGAAAGGGCCATTGATGGAAATCATGCCAGCATGTGGTCAGCGGGATCCTGTACCCACACCCAAAATGATCACAAACCATGGTGGAGACTGGACCTTCTTGAGATATATAAGATCAACACTGTCACCATCACCAACAGAAAAGACTGTTGCCACCAAAGGCTTGATGGAGCTGAGATCCGCATTGGAAATTCTCTCAATGACAATGGCAATGCTAATCCCAGGTAACAGCACTGTCTGTCTTATATCAGATTTGAACAATTGATCATGGTTTCTTAAGGTACAATCAATGAGAGCACTCAGTATCTACATCATATCTgtaataattttgtttgtttgtttttagggCAGACCTGTTTATCAATAATTCtgctttcctgtctttttcttcagaTGTGCTGTGATTTCCTCAATCGGAGCTGGGACCTCCGAAACCTTTGTGTGTAATGGAATGGAAGGCCGTTATATAAACATTGTGATTCCTGGAAGAAAAGAATACCTCACACTGTGTGAGGTGGAAGTTACTGGTCAGCCTTCAGGTAACATTGGTTTGACTGCTGATTTGTACCATAAAAACTGTCCAATAGAGAGTTTTGGGCAGATCAACACATGTCTTTTGTGCCTCCCTTATACTATCTTTAATAacatattttttacttttgtccAGGTACTAATATTGCCAATATTGCTCGAGGTGGACAAGTGACTCAGTCCTCACTGTATGGGAATGCTGTCCCCGAAAGGGCCATTGATGGAAATCATGCCAGCATGTGGTCAGCGGGATCCTGTACCCACACCCAAAATGATCACAAACCATGGTGGAGACTGGACCTTCTTGAGATATATAAGATAAACACTGTCACCATCACCAACAGAAAAGACTGTTGCCACCAAAGGCTTGATGGAGCTGAGATCCGCATTGGAAATTTTCTCAATGACAATGGCAATGCTAATCCAAGGTAACACCACTGTCTGTCTTATATCAGATTTGAACAATTGATCGTGATTTCTTAAGGTACAATCAATGAGAGCACTCAACATCTACATCATATCTgtaataattttgtttgtttgtttgtttttagggtAGACCTGTTTATCAATAATTCtgctttcctgtctttttcttcagaTGTGCTGTGATTTCCTCAATCGCAGCTGGGACCTCCGAAACCTTTGTGTGTAATGGAATGGAAGGCCGTTATATAAACATTGTGATTCCTGGAAGAAAAGAATACCTGACACTGTGTGAGGTGGAAGTTACTGGTCAGCCTTCAGGTAACATTGGTCTGACTGCTGAATTGTACTATAAAAACTGTCCAATAGAGTGTTTTGGGCAGATCAACACGTGTCTTTTGTGCCTCCCTTATACTATCTTTAATAACATATTTTTTACCTTTGTCCAGGTACTAAAATTGCCAATATTGCTCGAGGTGGACAAGTGACTCAGTCCTCACTGTATGGGAATGCTGTCCCTGAAAGGGCCATTGATGGAAATCATGCCAGCATGTGGTCAGCGGGATCCTGTACCCACACCCAAAATGATCACAAACCATGGTGGAGACTGGACCTTCTTAAGATGTATAAGATCAACACTGTCACCATCACCAACAGAAAAGACTGTTGCCACCAAAGGCTTGATGGAGCTGAGATCCACATTGGAAATTCTCTCAATGACAATGGCAATGCTAATCCCAGGTAACAGCACTGTCTGTCTTATATCAGATTTGAACAATTGATCATGGTTTCTTAAGGTACAATCAATGAGAGCACTCAGTATCTACATCATATCtataataattttgtttgtttgtttttagggCAGACCTGTTTATCAATAATTCtgctttcctgtctttttcttcagaTGTGCTGTGATTTCCTCAATCGGAGCTGGGACCTCCGAAACCTTTGTGTGTAATGGAATGGAAGGCCGTTATATAAACATTGTGATTCCTGGAAGAAAAGAATACCTCACACTGTGTGAGGTAGAGGTGTCTGGAACAGAATCAGATGATCTCCCTGAATATAGCTGCAATTGAGTCTGAAACAATTCCCTACACCTGTACTACTGGTGTACTACTAATTTTAAAGCtaattcagacatttttttctgcttcatttcctgattaaaatatttttactcaTAGTTAATGATTGATATCAAAGTTCAATTGTTGCCATTCTCTTTTGCTGGCATACAGTACCTGGAACTattcaacagtgtttttatcGCTTTTGAACAGTTGCCTGAGGTCTCTTTATATGATATTAACACCTACTTGCCAAGTTGCTTTTTTCTATTGCACAATAAGAATCAGTAAACTCATCAgatgaaatcattttttaaattacacatCCAATAAACCTATGATATATTTTGATTTATATAATTCAGATTTAGAATAAATCTCTAAATATGTATTCAGATTTCAAGCCAATATATGTTTAATATTTCAATACTAATTGTTGAAAGTGGAAAGATTTTAGCTGGACCCTCCAAATAAGTATATAGTAACACTTCAGGAATATTAATTAGTATAGAAATATTGTTTGTAGCTATGGTATCACATGGTAGATTAGACAGAATTTCTTCCATCTCAACATTGTGGTCATTAGGGTACTGGGATAGGTGCAGAAGGACATCACTTTGTTGGACACCTGCTCAAAGCTTCAGCTCTTGCTGTCACTTGTTTGTACTATAGTTTTCCTCTCATAATTTGAATGTATAACTGTCCTTTAATCTTAGTCCCTTTAAGACTGATTGAGTTACGTTTCATGTGCTATGCTAAAGAACAAGGACACATACTAGTTGTGTCTCCTCATAGCCCTACTGTGTTAAAGGTGGTGTGTAGGTGGTGGGCAGACTTGTACTGTTTTCATTAGATGTGTCATCGTACTTGGTCAGTGTAACCTTCCATcacttgtctcttttttgaTCAACTGAGTGAGGGGATGCGGTACCAAGGGAAATCTCCCATCAAACCATTAGTATTTTGTGCTTCACCTAGCATTTAATTACTGTTTGGAAGACTGGACACAAACAAAGTGCATGTTCATTCTGTGTCTATGTCTCAATGGCTCTCCATGTTGGTACATGGTTTTCTTGGATGTTTGAATTCATacaattttattcattttttgatgtGGATGACATGTATGTTTGAATATTCAACAATAAATAAAGCCTGCTTACGCTTGTctatgtttgttgtgtgttaatTTGTGCTTGCCTGTACAATATATCTGCATGGTCTATTTGCAGTGATCACTTGTCACTTAGGAATTGTGTATCCCACACAGTACAGAAAGACTGGaatcaaaaaacaacaaaacaaaacaaaaaaaaaaacaaaaaacaaagaacaaacaaaaaaaatatcaacCAAACTAATTAAACACATGTTGGgttagagaaagacagaaattcacagtgaggaagagagaTATAGAGAGATAGCAAGATGCCCTCTAAAGCATATTACCTGATTAGTCAGACACTATACATAGTTCCAAATACATATATTGGTCCCAAATGCACATACTTACAAGCATTTAAGCTACCCATGCCACATGAATTTGTAAACATACAAAGGGTAGTGCATTCAAGTTGACACACACAAGGACCTGAATGTATTTTCAATACACACAAAATGTACTGAGGAAacatgctctctctttcttccacacacacacacacacacacacacacacacatccacaaagcCATCAGAGCAAGGTCAAGCCTGACAGCAGGCAGATGAAGAGCCACTTAGGAGACCTGCCTCTTGTCTTTATCCCGTGTCTCCCCTTTGAGAGCTCTATGCTCAAAGAGCCTATTGATAGGGAATAAACGATGAAGTCATAGTTGCTCACAATGTCAGATGGAAGAGAAATGAATGGAATAAGTCTTAAGGTAGCATAGAAAAGTAGAACATGATTGTGtaaaattacaattaatcaAAGAATTAGTGGAGTATTAATCATGCTGGATGTCTTTGGGGGATGCTGTCTAATCAAAGTGCCATATAAACCAGCCTGAAGAGTAACTCAGATATGAAGGCATATAATGACATCAAATGTCATGCACGAAGAATAGAAAATGGAAGAGAGACTGGAAGAGGAAATGACTTAATGCAGTAAATTGTATGGTAAAGCACACAATGCAccaaaaatacaacacagcagaGTACATATATCCATATTAATTAGGAGAATACAACCAATAggtgaaaacagaataaataatgtttgacCACAATATAAAACCCTAAACCGACCTTCCACCACACCCAAGGTACACAATGCCAGAACAAACCAGAGTTGGAAATGAATGCTTTATATCATCAGAGCTTAGAGGAGGGATTGgagattctgtgtgtgttcgaTATTGTTGATTCTGCTCCATGGAGCAGGCCTATCACCTCTGAAAACACTAGAGACCCACTGGTTCAGCACAGATTATAAATATGCATGGAAATCAATACATATTTGGCAGGGGGGGGcattgagaaaaacacaggaagagagcAGAGGCCCTGGAATGTTCATCTTCATTTATTACAGTCatttattctctttctctctcttccctctgctgcacatctgcacacactcacttccCTACCtatgcacgcacacgcacacatgcacacacacacacaaaacagactcAGGCACAGACGCACATATGCATGcgcagcaagagagagagggagagaaagaatatGTCCAGATCAGCAAATTATCCATTCTTTTCTCTCCGACCATCCCTGTGGGGCTGTGCAGTGTGTAATAGCAAGGGCACTTCTCTGACGATTAGCCAGACTGTATATTTGTCATTTCAGGTCCGTAAGGGAAGCCAGGGAGTACTCTGAGACACAGGTTCATTCAGCCATTGACTTCTATCATAGAGGTTAGAGCCAAAATCCACAATCCAACACAATTCAGATTATTTATGAAGTTAAATTGAAAAATTATGAAAGAATCTTTAATATGAGTGTTTTATTtgcaatataaacaaaacactgtcactATTTTATGTATAGATTTCTATTTTTCCTCACAAATATGAGCACAACctgccatgtgtgtgtctgcattagTACACTACACAAAATACACAGCATTGTAAGTGTGCAGGGTGTACACAGCCACTGTTAGCTGTACTGTGTTTTGTAACTGGGCAGACTAAAAGTAGGCTTTAACTTGAAATATTGCAATAGTAGTCTTAGCCCAGAAGGATAC
The window above is part of the Lates calcarifer isolate ASB-BC8 linkage group LG15, TLL_Latcal_v3, whole genome shotgun sequence genome. Proteins encoded here:
- the LOC108889124 gene encoding uncharacterized protein LOC108889124 isoform X7, with amino-acid sequence MRTPAVAFALLIVLGQTTCSFGTNIARGGQVTQSSLYGNAVPERAIDGNHASIWSAGSCTHTQNDHKPWWRLDLLKMYKINTVTITNRKDCCHQRLNGAEIRIGNSLNDNGNANPRCAVISSIGAGTSETFVCNGMEGRYINIVIPGRKEYLTLCEVEVTGQPSGTNIANIARGGQVTQSSLYGNAVPERAIDGNHASMWSAGSCTHTQNDHKPWWRLDLLEIYKINTVTITNRKDCCHQRLDGAEIRIGNSLNDNGNANPRCAVISSIGAGTSETFVCNGMEGRYINIVIPGRKEYLTLCEVEVTGQPSGTKIANIARGGQVTQSSLYGNAVPERAIDGNHASMWSAGSCTHTQNDHKPWWRLDLLEIYKINTVTITNRKDCCHQRLDGAEIRIGNSLNDNGNANPRCAVISSIGAGTSETFVCNGMEGRYINIVIPGRKEYLTLCEVEVTGQPSGTKIANIARGGQVTQSSLYGNAVPERAIDGNHASMWSAGSCTHTQNDHKPWWRLDLLEIYKINTVTITNRKDCCHQRLDGAEIRIGNSLNDNGNANPRCAVISSIGAGTSETFVCNGMEGRYINIVIPGRKEYLTLCEVEVTGQPSGTKIANIARGGQVTQSSLYGNAVPERAIDGNHASMWSAGSCTHTQNDHKPWWRLDLLKMYKINTVTITNRKDCCHQRLDGAEIHIGNSLNDNGNANPRCAVISSIGAGTSETFVCNGMEGRYINIVIPGRKEYLTLCEVEVSGTESDDLPEYSCN
- the LOC108889124 gene encoding uncharacterized protein LOC108889124 isoform X9 — translated: MRTPAVAFALLIVLGQTTCSFGTNIARGGQVTQSSLYGNAVPERAIDGNHASIWSAGSCTHTQNDHKPWWRLDLLKMYKINTVTITNRKDCCHQRLNGAEIRIGNSLNDNGNANPRCAVISSIGAGTSETFVCNGMEGRYINIVIPGRKEYLTLCEVEVTGQPSGTNIANIARGGQVTQSSLYGNAVPERAIDGNHASMWSAGSCTHTQNDHKPWWRLDLLEIYKINTVTITNRKDCCHQRLDGAEIRIGNSLNDNGNANPRCAVISSIGAGTSETFVCNGMEGRYINIVIPGRKEYLTLCEVEVTGQPSGTKIANIARGGQVTQSSLYGNAVPERAIDGNHASMWSAGSCTHTQNDHKPWWRLDLLEIYKINTVTITNRKDCCHQRLDGAEIRIGNSLNDNGNANPRCAVISSIGAGTSETFVCNGMEGRYINIVIPGRKEYLTLCEVEVTGQPSGTKIANIARGGQVTQSSLYGNAVPERAIDGNHASMWSAGSCTHTQNDHKPWWRLDLLEIYKINTVTITNRKDCCHQRLDGAEIRIGNSLNDNGNANPRCAVISSIAAGTSETFVCNGMEGRYINIVIPGRKEYLTLCEVEVTGQPSGTKIANIARGGQVTQSSLYGNAVPERAIDGNHASMWSAGSCTHTQNDHKPWWRLDLLKMYKINTVTITNRKDCCHQRLDGAEIHIGNSLNDNGNANPRCAVISSIGAGTSETFVCNGMEGRYINIVIPGRKEYLTLCEVEVSGTESDDLPEYSCN
- the LOC108889124 gene encoding uncharacterized protein LOC108889124 isoform X8, which encodes MRTPAVAFALLIVLGQTTCSFGTNIARGGQVTQSSLYGNAVPERAIDGNHASIWSAGSCTHTQNDHKPWWRLDLLKMYKINTVTITNRKDCCHQRLNGAEIRIGNSLNDNGNANPRCAVISSIGAGTSETFVCNGMEGRYINIVIPGRKEYLTLCEVEVTGQPSGTNIANIARGGQVTQSSLYGNAVPERAIDGNHASMWSAGSCTHTQNDHKPWWRLDLLEIYKINTVTITNRKDCCHQRLDGAEIRIGNSLNDNGNANPRCAVISSIGAGTSETFVCNGMEGRYINIVIPGRKEYLTLCEVEVTGQPSGTKIANIARGGQVTQSSLYGNAVPERAIDGNHASMWSAGSCTHTQNDHKPWWRLDLLEIYKINTVTITNRKDCCHQRLDGAEIRIGNSLNDNGNANPRCAVISSIGAGTSETFVCNGMEGRYINIVIPGRKEYLTLCEVEVTGQPSGTKIANIARGGQVTQSSLYGNAVPERAIDGNHASMWSAGSCTHTQNDHKPWWRLDLLEIYKINTVTITNRKDCCHQRLDGAEIRIGNSLNDNGNANPRCAVISSIGAGTSETFVCNGMEGRYINIVIPGRKEYLTLCEVEVTGQPSGTNIANIARGGQVTQSSLYGNAVPERAIDGNHASMWSAGSCTHTQNDHKPWWRLDLLKMYKINTVTITNRKDCCHQRLDGAEIHIGNSLNDNGNANPRCAVISSIGAGTSETFVCNGMEGRYINIVIPGRKEYLTLCEVEVSGTESDDLPEYSCN
- the LOC108889124 gene encoding uncharacterized protein LOC108889124 isoform X1, with protein sequence MRTPAVAFALLIVLGQTTCSFGTNIARGGQVTQSSLYGNAVPERAIDGNHASIWSAGSCTHTQNDHKPWWRLDLLKMYKINTVTITNRKDCCHQRLNGAEIRIGNSLNDNGNANPRCAVISSIGAGTSETFVCNGMEGRYINIVIPGRKEYLTLCEVEVTGQPSGTNIANIARGGQVTQSSLYGNAVPERAIDGNHASMWSAGSCTHTQNDHKPWWRLDLLEIYKINTVTITNRKDCCHQRLDGAEIRIGNSLNDNGNANPRCAVISSIGAGTSETFVCNGMEGRYINIVIPGRKEYLTLCEVEVTGQPSGTKIANIARGGQVTQSSLYGNAVPERAIDGNHASMWSAGSCTHTQNDHKPWWRLDLLEIYKINTVTITNRKDCCHQRLDGAEIRIGNSLNDNGNANPRCAVISSIGAGTSETFVCNGMEGRYINIVIPGRKEYLTLCEVEVTGQPSGTKIANIARGGQVTQSSLYGNAVPERAIDGNHASMWSAGSCTHTQNDHKPWWRLDLLEIYKINTVTITNRKDCCHQRLDGAEIRIGNSLNDNGNANPRCAVISSIGAGTSETFVCNGMEGRYINIVIPGRKEYLTLCEVEVTGQPSGTNIANIARGGQVTQSSLYGNAVPERAIDGNHASMWSAGSCTHTQNDHKPWWRLDLLEIYKINTVTITNRKDCCHQRLDGAEIRIGNFLNDNGNANPRCAVISSIAAGTSETFVCNGMEGRYINIVIPGRKEYLTLCEVEVTGQPSGTKIANIARGGQVTQSSLYGNAVPERAIDGNHASMWSAGSCTHTQNDHKPWWRLDLLKMYKINTVTITNRKDCCHQRLDGAEIHIGNSLNDNGNANPRCAVISSIGAGTSETFVCNGMEGRYINIVIPGRKEYLTLCEVEVSGTESDDLPEYSCN
- the LOC108889124 gene encoding uncharacterized protein LOC108889124 isoform X10; translated protein: MRTPAVAFALLIVLGQTTCSFGTNIARGGQVTQSSLYGNAVPERAIDGNHASIWSAGSCTHTQNDHKPWWRLDLLKMYKINTVTITNRKDCCHQRLNGAEIRIGNSLNDNGNANPRCAVISSIGAGTSETFVCNGMEGRYINIVIPGRKEYLTLCEVEVTGQPSGTNIANIARGGQVTQSSLYGNAVPERAIDGNHASMWSAGSCTHTQNDHKPWWRLDLLEIYKINTVTITNRKDCCHQRLDGAEIRIGNSLNDNGNANPRCAVISSIGAGTSETFVCNGMEGRYINIVIPGRKEYLTLCEVEVTGQPSGTKIANIARGGQVTQSSLYGNAVPERAIDGNHASMWSAGSCTHTQNDHKPWWRLDLLEIYKINTVTITNRKDCCHQRLDGAEIRIGNSLNDNGNANPRCAVISSIGAGTSETFVCNGMEGRYINIVIPGRKEYLTLCEVEVTGQPSGTNIANIARGGQVTQSSLYGNAVPERAIDGNHASMWSAGSCTHTQNDHKPWWRLDLLEIYKINTVTITNRKDCCHQRLDGAEIRIGNFLNDNGNANPRCAVISSIAAGTSETFVCNGMEGRYINIVIPGRKEYLTLCEVEVTGQPSGTKIANIARGGQVTQSSLYGNAVPERAIDGNHASMWSAGSCTHTQNDHKPWWRLDLLKMYKINTVTITNRKDCCHQRLDGAEIHIGNSLNDNGNANPRCAVISSIGAGTSETFVCNGMEGRYINIVIPGRKEYLTLCEVEVSGTESDDLPEYSCN
- the LOC108889124 gene encoding uncharacterized protein LOC108889124 isoform X6 — its product is MRTPAVAFALLIVLGQTTCSFGTNIARGGQVTQSSLYGNAVPERAIDGNHASIWSAGSCTHTQNDHKPWWRLDLLKMYKINTVTITNRKDCCHQRLNGAEIRIGNSLNDNGNANPRCAVISSIGAGTSETFVCNGMEGRYINIVIPGRKEYLTLCEVEVTGQPSGTNIANIARGGQVTQSSLYGNAVPERAIDGNHASMWSAGSCTHTQNDHKPWWRLDLLEIYKINTVTITNRKDCCHQRLDGAEIRIGNSLNDNGNANPRCAVISSIGAGTSETFVCNGMEGRYINIVIPGRKEYLTLCEVEVTGQPSGTKIANIARGGQVTQSSLYGNAVPERAIDGNHASMWSAGSCTHTQNDHKPWWRLDLLEIYKINTVTITNRKDCCHQRLDGAEIRIGNSLNDNGNANPRCAVISSIGAGTSETFVCNGMEGRYINIVIPGRKEYLTLCEVEVTGQPSGTNIANIARGGQVTQSSLYGNAVPERAIDGNHASMWSAGSCTHTQNDHKPWWRLDLLEIYKINTVTITNRKDCCHQRLDGAEIRIGNFLNDNGNANPRCAVISSIAAGTSETFVCNGMEGRYINIVIPGRKEYLTLCEVEVTGQPSGTKIANIARGGQVTQSSLYGNAVPERAIDGNHASMWSAGSCTHTQNDHKPWWRLDLLKMYKINTVTITNRKDCCHQRLDGAEIHIGNSLNDNGNANPRCAVISSIGAGTSETFVCNGMEGRYINIVIPGRKEYLTLCEVEVSGTESDDLPEYSCN
- the LOC108889124 gene encoding uncharacterized protein LOC108889124 isoform X4 translates to MRTPAVAFALLIVLGQTTCSFGTNIARGGQVTQSSLYGNAVPERAIDGNHASIWSAGSCTHTQNDHKPWWRLDLLKMYKINTVTITNRKDCCHQRLNGAEIRIGNSLNDNGNANPRCAVISSIGAGTSETFVCNGMEGRYINIVIPGRKEYLTLCEVEVTGQPSGTNIANIARGGQVTQSSLYGNAVPERAIDGNHASMWSAGSCTHTQNDHKPWWRLDLLEIYKINTVTITNRKDCCHQRLDGAEIRIGNSLNDNGNANPRCAVISSIGAGTSETFVCNGMEGRYINIVIPGRKEYLTLCEVEVTGQPSGTKIANIARGGQVTQSSLYGNAVPERAIDGNHASMWSAGSCTHTQNDHKPWWRLDLLEIYKINTVTITNRKDCCHQRLDGAEIRIGNSLNDNGNANPRCAVISSIGAGTSETFVCNGMEGRYINIVIPGRKEYLTLCEVEVTGQPSGTNIANIARGGQVTQSSLYGNAVPERAIDGNHASMWSAGSCTHTQNDHKPWWRLDLLEIYKINTVTITNRKDCCHQRLDGAEIRIGNFLNDNGNANPRCAVISSIAAGTSETFVCNGMEGRYINIVIPGRKEYLTLCEVEVTGQPSGTKIANIARGGQVTQSSLYGNAVPERAIDGNHASMWSAGSCTHTQNDHKPWWRLDLLKMYKINTVTITNRKDCCHQRLDGAEIHIGNSLNDNGNANPRCAVISSIGAGTSETFVCNGMEGRYINIVIPGRKEYLTLCEVEVSGTESDDLPEYSCN
- the LOC108889124 gene encoding uncharacterized protein LOC108889124 isoform X2, with amino-acid sequence MRTPAVAFALLIVLGQTTCSFGTNIARGGQVTQSSLYGNAVPERAIDGNHASIWSAGSCTHTQNDHKPWWRLDLLKMYKINTVTITNRKDCCHQRLNGAEIRIGNSLNDNGNANPRCAVISSIGAGTSETFVCNGMEGRYINIVIPGRKEYLTLCEVEVTGQPSGTKIANIARGGQVTQSSLYGNAVPERAIDGNHASMWSAGSCTHTQNDHKPWWRLDLLEIYKINTVTITNRKDCCHQRLDGAEIRIGNSLNDNGNANPRCAVISSIGAGTSETFVCNGMEGRYINIVIPGRKEYLTLCEVEVTGQPSGTKIANIARGGQVTQSSLYGNAVPERAIDGNHASMWSAGSCTHTQNDHKPWWRLDLLEIYKINTVTITNRKDCCHQRLDGAEIRIGNSLNDNGNANPRCAVISSIGAGTSETFVCNGMEGRYINIVIPGRKEYLTLCEVEVTGQPSGTNIANIARGGQVTQSSLYGNAVPERAIDGNHASMWSAGSCTHTQNDHKPWWRLDLLEIYKINTVTITNRKDCCHQRLDGAEIRIGNFLNDNGNANPRCAVISSIAAGTSETFVCNGMEGRYINIVIPGRKEYLTLCEVEVTGQPSGTKIANIARGGQVTQSSLYGNAVPERAIDGNHASMWSAGSCTHTQNDHKPWWRLDLLKMYKINTVTITNRKDCCHQRLDGAEIHIGNSLNDNGNANPRCAVISSIGAGTSETFVCNGMEGRYINIVIPGRKEYLTLCEVEVSGTESDDLPEYSCN